In Sinorhizobium arboris LMG 14919, a genomic segment contains:
- a CDS encoding GlxA family transcriptional regulator gives MRDTQEIRFAVLMFPNFPLMAFSSVIEPLRAANTLSGRRCYSWSTVAAGEKIKASNGIGIEPDFHVRDAPEVDRIVVCSGGDAEHLVADEEMAWIRKNLRSGVQLGAVADAAFFLARKGLLDGHACTLHWTSQPAFKEAFPHLDMRSDLYVIDRRRFTSVGGIGSLDMMLDMIGRDYGAELADGVAGWYMHSPLRPDADRRKLTLRIRCGIADDLVLSAVAMMEDAIEDVLRIEDLASRLNVSSDTLERAFKVELGASPNTYYRNLRLGHAADMLTHSSLKVNEVAVACGFGNAANFSRAFKQRFGYVPHSVRRRVSRAGEAPRAVAGLK, from the coding sequence ATGAGGGATACGCAGGAAATCCGCTTTGCGGTTTTGATGTTTCCGAATTTTCCGCTGATGGCGTTCAGTTCGGTCATCGAGCCGCTGCGTGCAGCCAATACGCTTTCCGGCAGGCGCTGCTATTCCTGGTCCACGGTCGCCGCCGGCGAAAAGATCAAGGCGTCGAACGGCATCGGTATCGAGCCCGACTTTCATGTGCGCGACGCACCAGAAGTCGACCGAATCGTCGTGTGTTCGGGCGGTGACGCAGAGCATCTCGTTGCGGACGAGGAGATGGCCTGGATCCGCAAGAATCTCCGCTCCGGCGTGCAACTTGGCGCGGTGGCGGACGCCGCCTTCTTCCTGGCGCGTAAAGGGCTGCTCGACGGCCACGCCTGCACGCTTCACTGGACCAGCCAGCCGGCCTTCAAGGAAGCCTTCCCGCATCTCGACATGCGCTCGGATCTCTATGTGATCGACCGCCGCCGCTTCACCTCGGTCGGCGGCATCGGCAGTCTCGACATGATGCTTGACATGATCGGGCGGGACTATGGCGCCGAACTCGCCGACGGCGTGGCCGGCTGGTACATGCACAGTCCGCTGCGGCCGGACGCCGACCGCCGAAAGCTGACCTTGCGTATCCGGTGCGGCATCGCCGACGATCTCGTTCTTTCAGCGGTGGCGATGATGGAGGATGCCATCGAGGACGTATTGCGGATCGAGGATCTGGCAAGCCGCCTGAATGTCTCATCCGATACACTCGAACGCGCCTTCAAGGTTGAGCTGGGCGCGTCGCCCAATACCTATTATCGCAATCTGAGGCTTGGTCATGCGGCAGACATGCTGACGCACTCCAGCCTGAAGGTGAATGAAGTCGCCGTCGCCTGCGGCTTCGGAAATGCCGCAAACTTCTCCCGCGCCTTCAAGCAGCGGTTCGGATATGTCCCGCACAGCGTTCGCCGCCGCGTCTCGCGAGCGGGCGAAGCGCCCCGCGCAGTCGCAGGACTGAAATAA
- a CDS encoding trimethylamine methyltransferase family protein, whose protein sequence is MSGRRGGGRRSRAIRGGDGISQLPWQEVVNTYAPMQLLDEARLEALHRNSMRILSEIGIRVMSEKAMALFEKAGAIVDRENLMIRIDESIVEAALATTPSSFTLTSRNPEKRLTIGGNRIAFGLVAGPPNVHDRVNGRRQGNLADYQNFTRLAHHFNAIHILGNQVCAPMELPANSRHLDTYRANITLSDLCFHCTAIGRGRAVDGINMMAIARGISVEEMRHSPGVITIISVNSPRLFDDAMADGLIAMAEHGQPVTITPFTLMGAMTPVTLAAALCQQNAEALFGVTLAQLVNPGTPVMYGAFTSNVDMRSGAPAFGTPENAKANIIAGQLARRYRLPYRTSNANASNAVDLQAAYETEMATWGAVLGGANLIYHAAGWLEGGLTASYEKLVLDVEILQNMMGFLEPMPFSEDDLGFDAIKSVPAGGHFFGSEHTMARYETAFYQPMLSNWQNYGSWQEAGGRDALERATDIWQQALREYEEPALDPAVREELDAYTIKRRAEIGAGEP, encoded by the coding sequence ATGAGTGGCAGACGCGGCGGTGGACGGCGATCGCGGGCGATCCGGGGCGGCGATGGTATCTCGCAGTTGCCGTGGCAGGAGGTCGTCAATACCTATGCGCCAATGCAGCTTCTCGACGAGGCGCGTCTCGAGGCGCTTCATCGCAATTCGATGCGGATCCTCTCCGAAATCGGTATCCGCGTCATGAGCGAAAAGGCGATGGCGCTGTTCGAGAAGGCGGGCGCCATCGTCGACCGTGAGAACCTGATGATCCGCATCGACGAATCCATCGTCGAGGCAGCACTCGCCACGACGCCGTCTTCCTTCACGCTGACCAGCCGCAATCCGGAGAAACGGCTGACGATCGGAGGCAATAGGATCGCCTTCGGCCTCGTGGCAGGTCCGCCCAATGTGCACGATCGGGTCAACGGCCGACGGCAGGGCAATCTTGCCGATTACCAGAATTTCACGCGGCTCGCCCACCACTTCAACGCGATCCACATTCTCGGGAACCAGGTCTGCGCGCCGATGGAGCTGCCGGCCAATTCGCGGCACCTCGATACCTACAGGGCGAATATCACGCTCAGCGATCTCTGCTTCCACTGCACCGCCATCGGGCGGGGGCGCGCCGTGGACGGCATCAACATGATGGCGATCGCGCGCGGCATCAGCGTCGAGGAGATGCGGCATTCCCCCGGCGTCATCACGATCATCTCGGTGAATTCGCCGCGGCTTTTCGACGATGCGATGGCGGACGGACTCATCGCCATGGCCGAGCACGGGCAGCCGGTGACGATCACGCCCTTCACGCTGATGGGCGCCATGACGCCGGTGACGCTTGCGGCGGCACTCTGCCAGCAGAATGCCGAGGCTTTGTTCGGCGTCACGCTTGCGCAGTTGGTCAATCCCGGCACGCCGGTCATGTACGGCGCATTCACGTCCAATGTGGACATGCGTTCCGGCGCCCCGGCCTTCGGTACGCCGGAAAACGCCAAGGCCAACATTATCGCGGGCCAGCTCGCGCGGCGCTACAGGCTTCCCTATCGCACCTCCAATGCCAATGCCTCCAACGCGGTCGACCTTCAGGCGGCCTACGAAACGGAGATGGCGACCTGGGGGGCGGTGCTCGGTGGCGCCAACCTCATCTATCATGCCGCCGGATGGCTCGAAGGCGGCCTGACGGCCTCCTACGAGAAGCTCGTGCTCGATGTGGAGATCCTGCAGAACATGATGGGCTTCCTCGAGCCCATGCCATTCTCCGAGGACGATCTCGGCTTCGACGCCATCAAATCGGTTCCGGCGGGAGGACACTTCTTCGGTTCCGAGCACACGATGGCGCGGTACGAGACGGCTTTCTATCAGCCGATGCTGTCCAACTGGCAGAACTACGGCAGTTGGCAGGAGGCTGGCGGCCGCGACGCGCTGGAGCGCGCGACCGACATCTGGCAGCAGGCTTTGCGCGAATACGAGGAGCCGGCACTCGACCCGGCGGTCCGCGAAGAGCTCGATGCCTATACGATCAAGCGGCGCGCCGAGATCGGGGCAGGCGAACCTTGA
- a CDS encoding LysR substrate-binding domain-containing protein: MKPPPPLNYIRSFECSARHLSFTEAANELGYTQAAISNHVRALEQYLGRQLFIRYPRSLKLTEMGEAFLPTLRQALNQIDFATEAVLASARNRTVVISCPTSLAENWLARCVAGFSRKHPDVEILLHGTIWEDSTEQIADILISIRRFDNMPANGMQLWNDRLVLLCAPQFVHGQNAIRTPADVLRSNWIAVHGRQEFWQEMADALGIDASANDNRLSTNSTNIALEMAASGAGCIVTTQSLARTYVDRGLLVEPFQIRTRSAWNYYLAEGQASKGTTVSKVRDWIIAEAQRVIG; this comes from the coding sequence ATGAAGCCGCCGCCGCCATTGAACTACATCCGCTCCTTCGAGTGCTCAGCCCGGCATCTCAGCTTCACCGAGGCCGCAAACGAGCTGGGCTATACGCAAGCCGCCATCAGCAATCATGTGCGCGCGCTCGAACAGTATCTCGGACGCCAACTCTTCATCCGCTATCCGCGCAGCCTCAAGCTGACCGAAATGGGAGAGGCCTTTCTTCCCACCCTGCGCCAGGCTCTGAACCAGATCGATTTCGCCACGGAAGCAGTCCTCGCGTCGGCCCGCAACAGAACCGTCGTCATCTCCTGCCCGACCAGTCTTGCCGAAAACTGGCTGGCACGGTGCGTCGCCGGGTTCAGCAGGAAACATCCGGACGTGGAGATCCTTCTGCACGGCACCATCTGGGAGGATTCGACCGAGCAGATCGCCGATATTCTCATTTCGATCCGCCGTTTCGACAACATGCCGGCAAACGGCATGCAGTTGTGGAATGACAGACTTGTGCTTCTATGCGCACCCCAGTTCGTACATGGGCAGAATGCCATCAGGACGCCGGCAGACGTTCTGAGATCGAACTGGATCGCCGTGCACGGACGGCAGGAGTTCTGGCAGGAAATGGCCGACGCGCTCGGCATAGACGCATCCGCAAACGACAACCGGCTCTCCACCAACTCCACCAATATCGCGCTGGAAATGGCCGCGAGCGGCGCCGGCTGCATCGTGACCACCCAGTCGCTCGCGCGGACCTATGTGGATCGCGGGCTGCTCGTCGAGCCGTTCCAGATCCGCACCAGGAGCGCATGGAACTACTACCTCGCCGAAGGGCAGGCATCGAAGGGAACGACCGTCTCGAAGGTGCGCGACTGGATCATAGCGGAGGCTCAGAGGGTGATCGGCTGA
- a CDS encoding GcvT family protein translates to MRSHAQAVVIGGGLIGCSILYHLTKLGWSDVVLLERSELTSGSTWHAAANIHGLHDSTNISLLQHYTMALYKELEVETGQGCGIFQPGSLYLAQTEAREHQLRLQEAKARRYKMNFYEIGRDEAERLHPLVNFDGIRCIMYEPEGGNVDPSGVTMAYAAGARRRGAEIHRFTPVTGTEAQADGSWIVRTPKGDIRTRWVVNAAGLWGREVAAMAGLELPLMPTEHQYFVTETIAEIAALDRRLPSVADRDGEYYLRQEGLGLLIGAYERDMRFWAEDGTPLGFGHELFPDDLERIEENMMRAIDRVPVVGTAGIKRVINGPMIWSPDSAVLFGPVPEMTNYFCCNGIIPGFSQSGGMGKLAAEWMIEGEPSLDMFGWDMARFGHWANRAFTRARVQDQYSHRFKIHFPNEERAAGRPVRTRPAYEKQKALGAVFGLNFGWEHPLWYSADGEPKEETIGFTRQNWWAPVGREARMLRENAGIIDISNFAKYAVKGAGASDWLNALFANRMPTEIGRSCLTPLIGKRGGIAGDFTVTKLGDDEFMIFGSGMAERYHQRFFNAVPLAEGTTFVSMTERLCAFNIAGPKSRDLLMRLTNDDLSNESFPFMRSRRIRVAGVEVVALRVSFTGDLGWELYCDADRQVALYDALLEAGTDLGAGPVGSRALASLRIEKGYGSWSREYSPEYWPQECALDRLIKIDKGAFLNRDSYQEIARKRPRQKLAMISIDATDADATGGEPIFLQDGTPIGQVSSGAYGYTVGMSLALCYIKAEMAKPGDKVSVAILGRPHDAVILERPPFDPAGERLRM, encoded by the coding sequence ATGCGCTCCCACGCTCAAGCAGTCGTCATCGGCGGCGGTCTCATCGGCTGTTCCATTCTCTATCATCTCACCAAGCTCGGCTGGTCCGATGTCGTGCTTCTCGAGCGGAGCGAACTGACATCAGGGTCGACCTGGCATGCGGCTGCCAATATCCACGGCCTGCACGACTCGACCAATATCAGCCTGCTTCAGCATTATACGATGGCGCTCTACAAGGAACTGGAGGTGGAGACCGGGCAAGGCTGCGGCATCTTTCAGCCGGGTTCGCTCTATCTTGCGCAGACCGAGGCGCGCGAGCACCAGCTCCGGCTCCAGGAGGCCAAGGCGCGCCGCTACAAGATGAACTTCTACGAGATCGGCCGTGACGAAGCGGAGCGGCTGCATCCGCTCGTCAACTTCGACGGCATCCGCTGCATCATGTACGAGCCGGAGGGCGGCAATGTCGACCCCTCCGGCGTGACGATGGCCTATGCTGCGGGCGCGCGCCGGCGCGGCGCCGAAATCCACCGCTTCACGCCCGTCACCGGCACGGAGGCGCAAGCGGACGGCAGCTGGATCGTGCGCACCCCGAAGGGCGACATCCGCACCCGGTGGGTGGTCAACGCCGCGGGACTATGGGGCCGGGAAGTCGCCGCCATGGCGGGCCTCGAACTTCCGCTGATGCCGACGGAACACCAGTATTTCGTGACCGAGACCATAGCGGAGATCGCCGCCCTCGACCGGCGGCTTCCCTCCGTCGCGGACCGTGACGGCGAATATTACCTTCGGCAGGAAGGCCTGGGGCTGCTGATCGGCGCCTATGAGCGCGACATGCGCTTTTGGGCCGAGGACGGCACGCCGCTCGGTTTCGGTCACGAACTCTTCCCCGACGACCTCGAACGCATCGAGGAAAATATGATGCGCGCGATCGACCGTGTGCCCGTGGTCGGAACGGCGGGCATCAAGCGCGTCATCAACGGGCCGATGATCTGGTCGCCCGATAGCGCGGTCCTCTTCGGCCCGGTCCCGGAAATGACGAATTACTTCTGCTGCAACGGCATCATCCCCGGCTTCTCGCAGTCGGGCGGCATGGGCAAGCTAGCGGCAGAATGGATGATCGAGGGCGAGCCGTCGCTCGACATGTTCGGCTGGGACATGGCGCGCTTCGGTCACTGGGCAAACAGGGCTTTCACCAGGGCGCGCGTGCAGGACCAGTACAGCCACCGCTTCAAGATCCACTTTCCCAACGAGGAGCGGGCAGCCGGACGCCCCGTCCGCACCCGGCCGGCTTATGAGAAGCAGAAGGCGTTGGGCGCCGTCTTCGGCCTCAATTTCGGCTGGGAACATCCGCTCTGGTATTCCGCCGATGGCGAGCCGAAGGAAGAGACGATCGGTTTTACCCGCCAGAACTGGTGGGCACCCGTCGGCCGCGAGGCCCGCATGCTGCGCGAAAACGCCGGCATCATCGACATTTCCAACTTCGCGAAATATGCGGTGAAGGGAGCTGGCGCCTCGGACTGGCTGAACGCGCTTTTTGCCAACCGCATGCCCACTGAAATCGGCCGCTCGTGCCTGACCCCTCTCATCGGCAAGCGGGGCGGCATTGCGGGCGACTTCACGGTGACGAAGCTCGGCGACGACGAGTTCATGATCTTCGGCTCCGGCATGGCCGAACGCTACCATCAGCGCTTCTTCAATGCGGTTCCGCTGGCGGAGGGCACCACCTTTGTCTCGATGACGGAACGCCTTTGCGCCTTCAACATCGCCGGGCCCAAATCTCGCGATTTGCTGATGCGCCTGACCAATGACGACCTCTCCAACGAAAGCTTTCCCTTCATGCGGTCGCGCAGAATACGTGTCGCCGGCGTCGAGGTCGTCGCACTGCGCGTCTCCTTTACCGGCGATCTGGGTTGGGAGCTCTACTGCGACGCCGACCGGCAGGTCGCGCTCTACGACGCCCTGCTGGAGGCCGGCACGGATCTCGGCGCGGGGCCGGTCGGCTCACGAGCACTCGCCTCGCTGCGCATCGAAAAGGGCTATGGCAGCTGGAGCCGCGAGTATTCGCCGGAATACTGGCCGCAGGAATGCGCCCTCGATCGCCTCATCAAGATCGACAAAGGCGCATTCCTGAACAGGGACTCCTATCAGGAAATCGCAAGGAAGCGTCCGAGGCAGAAGCTCGCCATGATATCGATCGACGCCACGGATGCGGACGCCACCGGCGGCGAGCCGATCTTTCTCCAGGACGGCACCCCGATCGGCCAGGTTTCATCCGGCGCCTACGGCTATACCGTCGGCATGTCGCTCGCGCTCTGCTACATCAAGGCGGAAATGGCGAAACCGGGTGACAAGGTGAGTGTCGCCATCCTCGGCCGACCCCATGACGCAGTCATCCTGGAACGGCCGCCGTTCGACCCGGCAGGCGAAAGGCTTCGAATGTGA
- a CDS encoding glutamine synthetase family protein: MKREEMMVACCGDLSGKVRGKAFPLAQMDKRLKRGVGWTPTNVQITCFDAIAESPFGSLGDLVLIPDPSTCVSVETEEGAPKENFVLGNIRYTDGRPWEFCTRSILEAALQRLRRVAGVTLYGAFEHEFQLKHLVSDVGKAFTLGGFQQERHFCEAIIAAMREAGVTPDTILKEFGTGQFEVTMGPQEGVTIADHSLITRELVGLVARELRYEPTFTPIRDPAGVGNGVHVHLSMLDAAGNPVTYDPNGKHELSEVAGKFVAGILKYLDSIIAITAPSVVSYLRLTPHRWSAAFNNLGFRDREASVRICPVSDISDIARAAQFNFEFRAADATANPHLVLAAIVHAGAQGIEEGLVVPEATQEDLSLLDPEDLAARGYVRLPQTLEAALERFKGDATVCGWFPEGFADVYVKHKEGEIGYLAGKTQAEICAAYESVY, encoded by the coding sequence ATGAAACGTGAGGAAATGATGGTGGCCTGCTGCGGCGATCTCTCGGGCAAGGTGCGCGGCAAGGCGTTTCCGCTGGCGCAGATGGACAAGCGCTTGAAGCGAGGTGTCGGCTGGACGCCGACAAATGTGCAGATCACCTGCTTTGACGCAATTGCCGAAAGCCCTTTCGGCTCGCTCGGCGACCTCGTGCTCATTCCCGATCCGTCAACCTGCGTCAGCGTCGAAACCGAGGAGGGAGCCCCGAAGGAGAATTTCGTCCTCGGCAACATCCGTTACACCGACGGTCGACCCTGGGAATTCTGCACACGCTCGATCCTCGAGGCCGCCCTGCAGCGGTTGCGCAGGGTGGCAGGCGTCACACTCTACGGCGCCTTCGAGCATGAATTCCAGCTTAAGCATCTCGTGTCGGACGTCGGAAAAGCCTTTACGCTCGGCGGATTTCAGCAGGAGCGGCATTTCTGCGAGGCGATCATTGCGGCGATGCGCGAGGCGGGCGTAACGCCCGACACGATTCTGAAAGAATTCGGCACAGGCCAGTTCGAGGTGACGATGGGTCCCCAGGAGGGCGTCACCATCGCAGACCATTCCTTGATCACGCGCGAACTCGTGGGTCTCGTCGCCCGCGAGCTCCGCTACGAACCGACGTTCACGCCGATCCGCGATCCGGCCGGCGTCGGCAACGGTGTGCATGTGCATTTGAGCATGCTGGATGCGGCGGGTAACCCAGTCACCTACGATCCGAACGGCAAACATGAGCTTTCCGAAGTCGCGGGAAAGTTCGTTGCTGGCATTTTGAAATATCTCGATTCGATCATTGCGATCACGGCGCCGAGCGTGGTCTCCTACCTGCGCCTCACGCCGCATCGCTGGAGTGCGGCCTTCAACAATCTCGGCTTTCGCGATCGCGAGGCATCGGTGCGCATCTGCCCGGTCTCCGACATCAGCGACATCGCCCGTGCTGCACAGTTCAACTTCGAGTTCCGCGCCGCCGATGCAACCGCCAATCCGCATCTTGTCCTCGCGGCCATCGTCCATGCCGGCGCACAGGGCATTGAAGAGGGCCTGGTGGTGCCGGAGGCGACGCAGGAGGATCTCTCGCTCCTGGACCCGGAGGACCTTGCCGCCCGCGGCTACGTCCGCCTGCCGCAGACACTCGAAGCGGCCCTCGAGCGCTTCAAGGGCGATGCGACGGTGTGCGGCTGGTTCCCTGAAGGCTTTGCCGACGTCTACGTCAAGCATAAGGAGGGCGAGATAGGTTATCTTGCGGGCAAGACCCAGGCGGAGATCTGCGCGGCCTACGAAAGCGTTTACTGA
- a CDS encoding MurR/RpiR family transcriptional regulator yields the protein MNDGKSSTTIRARIRETAGQLTASERKIANAILADYPFTGLESIQELAAKTGVSAPSITRFVSKIGCGGFQDLQRQLIAELKEGQRSPLDLKSSQKPVGHSEFLSEYVGRVSAVMREMTGMVSQAQFDILAELLADPSRNIFLLGGRVSDSIASFLSIHLRQIRSGIYHMADNPEFWPEHVLRMRRKDVVLLIDFRRYQLSLARLAENIAQKRGATIVVVTDKWMSPAARSADHIVALPIDAGTAWDTVSAAMALVEALIVRVSESDWAATQKRINDWDGIRFAMPGYDQDRINGDADET from the coding sequence ATGAACGATGGGAAATCGTCGACAACAATCCGGGCGAGGATCCGCGAGACCGCCGGGCAGCTGACGGCCAGCGAGCGTAAGATCGCCAATGCCATTCTTGCCGACTATCCCTTCACCGGGCTGGAAAGCATTCAGGAACTGGCGGCCAAGACTGGCGTCAGCGCGCCGTCCATCACTCGTTTTGTCAGCAAGATCGGCTGCGGCGGCTTCCAGGACCTGCAGCGGCAGTTGATCGCGGAGCTGAAGGAAGGTCAGCGCTCGCCGCTCGACCTCAAGTCCAGCCAGAAGCCGGTCGGCCATTCGGAGTTCCTGTCGGAATATGTCGGGCGCGTTTCGGCCGTCATGCGGGAAATGACAGGGATGGTCTCGCAGGCACAGTTCGACATTCTGGCCGAGCTTCTCGCCGACCCGTCGCGCAACATCTTCCTGCTCGGGGGGCGCGTCAGCGACAGCATCGCTTCCTTCCTGTCGATCCATCTCCGGCAGATCCGCAGCGGCATCTATCACATGGCCGACAACCCGGAATTCTGGCCGGAGCATGTGCTGCGCATGCGCAGGAAGGATGTCGTGCTGCTGATCGATTTCCGGCGCTACCAGCTCAGCCTCGCGCGCCTCGCCGAGAACATCGCGCAGAAGCGTGGCGCGACCATCGTCGTCGTCACCGACAAGTGGATGTCGCCGGCCGCCCGCAGCGCCGATCACATCGTCGCGCTGCCGATCGACGCCGGCACGGCCTGGGACACGGTTTCGGCTGCCATGGCGCTCGTCGAGGCACTGATCGTCCGCGTCTCGGAGAGCGACTGGGCGGCAACGCAGAAACGCATCAACGATTGGGACGGCATTCGCTTTGCGATGCCGGGCTATGACCAGGACAGGATCAACGGGGACGCAGATGAAACGTGA
- a CDS encoding N-formylglutamate amidohydrolase has translation MLRLADRDTTRLLQAGDPDPVEWINSAGRSAIFLTCEHAGRAVPAALGDLGIAPEEMDRHIAYDVGAEGVARGISQHLDAALVLQRYSRLVIDCNRPFAAADCIVAQSDGTVVPANADVSDRDRRGRYVEIHQPLHEAIAVALDQRQAAGKALFLVSVHSFTPMMRATGVVRNFELGLLYNRDARFAEQLAEFFRLSNPDITVRLNEPYHVDDLSDYTIPMHGERRGIPHVLLEVRNDLINDARGQQEWADRLAGPLRFAAEALEGTIDGR, from the coding sequence ATGCTCAGGCTCGCAGATCGCGACACGACCAGATTGCTGCAGGCGGGCGATCCCGATCCGGTAGAATGGATCAACTCCGCCGGTCGATCGGCGATCTTCCTCACCTGCGAACATGCGGGCCGCGCCGTGCCTGCAGCGCTTGGCGATCTCGGGATTGCGCCCGAGGAGATGGATCGCCATATCGCATACGACGTGGGCGCCGAGGGTGTGGCGCGCGGCATTTCCCAACACCTCGATGCAGCACTCGTTCTGCAACGCTACAGCCGGCTCGTCATCGACTGCAACCGCCCCTTCGCGGCAGCGGACTGCATCGTGGCACAGAGCGACGGCACCGTCGTTCCGGCCAATGCCGACGTGTCCGACCGCGATCGCCGCGGCCGCTACGTCGAGATCCACCAGCCGCTGCATGAAGCCATCGCCGTCGCGCTTGACCAGCGTCAGGCGGCCGGCAAGGCGCTCTTCCTCGTCTCGGTACATAGCTTCACGCCGATGATGCGCGCGACCGGCGTCGTGCGGAACTTCGAGCTCGGCCTTCTTTACAATCGCGACGCTCGCTTCGCCGAACAGCTGGCCGAATTCTTCCGCCTCTCCAATCCGGACATCACCGTCAGGCTCAACGAGCCGTATCACGTCGACGATCTCTCCGATTACACGATCCCAATGCACGGCGAGCGGCGCGGCATTCCGCATGTGCTTCTCGAAGTGCGAAACGACCTTATCAACGACGCCCGCGGGCAACAGGAATGGGCGGACCGGCTGGCCGGCCCCCTGCGCTTTGCGGCAGAAGCTCTCGAAGGAACCATTGATGGCCGCTGA
- a CDS encoding isochorismatase family cysteine hydrolase, translating into MAADHLTTRDVPLDPAASAILFIDVQNFSVSREGGEFKDVSDAEIAGKYGYYFSRIREVAIPNMQRLLAGFRKAGIEVLHTTIESLTKDGRDRSLDYKITGFNVPKGSWDGKVIDELEPLEDEIVFPKSSSSVFVSTHIDYVLRNLRVRQLVLCGLLTDQCVESAVRDACDLNYLVTLVPDACGTYSEERHDASLSAIKGYCRQISTDDLLKEIGQ; encoded by the coding sequence ATGGCCGCTGACCATCTGACCACCCGCGACGTGCCGCTCGACCCGGCCGCTTCCGCCATCCTGTTCATCGACGTGCAGAACTTTTCCGTCAGCCGCGAGGGGGGCGAGTTCAAGGATGTTTCCGACGCGGAGATCGCCGGCAAGTACGGCTACTATTTCAGCCGTATCCGCGAGGTGGCGATACCGAACATGCAGCGCCTGCTCGCCGGTTTCCGCAAGGCCGGGATCGAAGTGTTGCACACGACGATCGAGAGCCTGACGAAGGACGGCCGCGACCGCAGCCTCGACTACAAGATCACCGGCTTCAACGTGCCGAAGGGCTCCTGGGATGGTAAGGTAATCGACGAACTCGAACCGCTGGAGGACGAAATCGTCTTCCCGAAGAGTTCCTCCAGCGTCTTCGTCTCCACCCATATCGACTATGTACTGCGCAACCTTAGGGTGAGGCAGCTCGTGCTGTGCGGCCTCCTGACCGACCAATGCGTGGAATCGGCAGTGCGCGACGCCTGCGACCTCAACTATCTGGTGACGCTCGTGCCGGATGCCTGCGGCACCTATTCCGAGGAACGCCATGACGCTTCGCTGAGTGCGATCAAGGGCTATTGCCGCCAGATATCGACCGACGATCTTTTGAAGGAAATCGGGCAGTAA
- a CDS encoding ABC transporter substrate-binding protein, whose amino-acid sequence MMKTSRLFLATASLALASSTAIADDDKILIGGALSMTGIQAPLDTPGYNGAKVAVKYLNDNGGVLGKQIEFINIDGKSDPVTVGNVAVELIDKGAEIIVAPCDFDFGSPASREAQSAGLVGISTCASDPLYSSWSLGDKQFTLSMWNTTMGATAADFAVKEKGWKTAYVVTDQFIAYTKSLSKYFVEQFKADGGEILLEDTYTNGDNNFSAQLARLQALGKKPDVIFVSSYGTDIGVIIRALREVGYDAPVLGGDAYDDPAMHEALGEKFGNDVYFVTHTWMGPEAHPDMPKFIELYKEMFGKAPDTSFVSTGWDTIMLLAEAVKAAGTTEGAALAKALEDGQFKLLTGDLDYGTNEEGHVPNKAAAVIELKGGKPSFVGWRKPESLPKP is encoded by the coding sequence ATGATGAAGACTTCCAGACTGTTTCTCGCAACGGCAAGCCTGGCGCTTGCCTCTTCCACAGCCATTGCCGACGACGACAAGATCCTGATCGGCGGCGCACTCTCGATGACGGGGATCCAGGCTCCCCTCGACACGCCCGGCTACAACGGCGCGAAGGTCGCCGTGAAATATCTCAACGACAATGGCGGCGTGCTCGGCAAGCAGATCGAGTTCATCAACATCGACGGCAAGTCGGACCCGGTGACGGTCGGCAATGTCGCGGTCGAGCTCATCGACAAGGGTGCGGAGATCATCGTCGCGCCGTGCGATTTCGACTTCGGTTCGCCCGCAAGCCGTGAAGCGCAGTCGGCGGGCCTCGTCGGCATCTCGACCTGCGCCTCCGACCCGCTCTATTCCTCCTGGTCTCTCGGCGACAAGCAGTTCACGCTCTCCATGTGGAACACCACGATGGGTGCGACGGCCGCCGACTTCGCCGTGAAGGAAAAGGGCTGGAAGACGGCCTATGTCGTCACCGACCAGTTCATCGCCTATACCAAGTCGCTCTCTAAATATTTCGTGGAGCAGTTCAAGGCCGATGGCGGCGAGATTCTGCTCGAAGACACCTACACGAACGGCGACAATAATTTCTCCGCCCAGCTCGCCCGGCTCCAGGCGCTCGGCAAAAAGCCGGACGTGATCTTCGTCTCCTCCTATGGAACGGACATCGGTGTGATTATCCGTGCGTTGCGCGAAGTCGGCTATGATGCGCCGGTTCTCGGCGGTGACGCCTATGACGACCCGGCCATGCACGAGGCGCTCGGCGAAAAATTCGGCAATGACGTCTATTTCGTCACGCATACCTGGATGGGCCCGGAGGCACATCCGGATATGCCGAAGTTCATCGAGCTCTACAAGGAGATGTTCGGCAAGGCGCCGGACACGTCCTTCGTTTCCACAGGCTGGGATACGATCATGCTGCTCGCCGAGGCGGTCAAGGCGGCCGGGACGACCGAAGGCGCCGCGCTCGCCAAGGCGCTGGAAGATGGCCAGTTCAAACTGCTGACCGGCGATCTCGATTACGGCACGAACGAAGAAGGCCATGTGCCGAACAAGGCTGCGGCCGTGATCGAGCTCAAGGGCGGCAAGCCGAGCTTCGTTGGATGGCGCAAGCCGGAATCCCTGCCTAAGCCCTGA